The bacterium genome window below encodes:
- a CDS encoding isoprenyl transferase yields MEKLKIIPVHIGIIMDGNGRWAEKRNLPRIFGHKKGIEAVRRTVKVASKYKVKYLTLYSFSTENWKRPKEEIEFLFSLMERNLRKEGENLHKNNVRVRFSGRRWELPENLIEIMDYVEKLTEKNTGLNLIFAINYGGRGEIVDSLKKIIKNRHKIEEIDENLINKYLYLPDIPDPDLIIRTSGEKRISNFLLWQSAYSEFYFTTVLWPDFDEKEFLKALYDYQRRKRKFGGIIDK; encoded by the coding sequence ATGGAAAAATTAAAAATAATTCCTGTTCACATAGGAATTATTATGGATGGTAATGGAAGATGGGCTGAAAAAAGAAACCTTCCAAGAATTTTTGGTCATAAAAAGGGAATAGAAGCGGTAAGGAGAACTGTAAAAGTGGCAAGTAAATATAAAGTAAAATATCTAACTCTTTATTCTTTCTCAACAGAAAACTGGAAAAGACCAAAAGAAGAAATTGAATTCCTTTTTTCTCTTATGGAGCGAAATTTAAGAAAAGAAGGAGAAAATTTACATAAAAATAATGTTAGAGTCAGATTTTCAGGAAGAAGATGGGAACTACCCGAAAATCTTATTGAAATTATGGATTATGTTGAGAAACTGACAGAAAAAAATACCGGTTTAAATCTGATTTTTGCAATAAATTATGGAGGAAGAGGAGAGATTGTTGATAGTTTAAAGAAAATAATTAAAAACAGACATAAGATTGAGGAAATTGATGAAAATTTAATAAATAAATACCTCTATCTTCCAGATATTCCTGACCCTGATTTAATAATAAGAACAAGTGGAGAAAAAAGAATAAGCAATTTTTTACTCTGGCAGTCAGCATATTCAGAATTTTATTTTACAACTGTTTTATGGCCTGATTTTGATGAAAAAGAATTTTTAAAAGCACTTTATGATTATCAAAGAAGAAAGAGAAAATTTGGAGGAATTATTGATAAATGA
- the lptB gene encoding LPS export ABC transporter ATP-binding protein — protein sequence MLEIKNLKKSFRNKVVLKGISMNVKRGEIVGLLGPNGAGKTTTFEIIMGFLSPDSGSIFLDSKDITELPTWKRAREGISYLPQEISIFKKLTVEENCEIVLEDFYKEREERDKIREECLKKLEISHLKDKVAGNLSGGQKRRLEIARSLMFSPKFFLLDEPFSGIDPKTVSEIQDIVLSLKNENIGILLTDHNVREALKITDRAYLIYEGEILIEGTPEEILNHPESRSVYFGEKFQL from the coding sequence ATGCTTGAAATAAAAAATTTGAAAAAATCGTTCAGGAATAAAGTTGTTTTGAAGGGAATATCAATGAATGTTAAAAGAGGAGAAATTGTTGGACTTTTAGGTCCAAATGGCGCAGGGAAAACTACTACATTTGAAATAATTATGGGGTTTCTTTCTCCTGATTCGGGAAGTATTTTTTTAGACAGTAAAGATATAACAGAACTTCCTACATGGAAAAGGGCAAGAGAAGGTATATCTTATTTGCCACAGGAAATTTCAATATTTAAAAAATTAACAGTAGAAGAAAACTGTGAAATTGTTCTTGAAGATTTTTATAAGGAAAGAGAGGAGAGAGATAAAATTAGAGAAGAATGTTTGAAAAAACTTGAAATTTCCCACCTTAAAGATAAAGTTGCTGGAAATCTTTCTGGTGGACAGAAGAGACGACTTGAAATAGCAAGAAGTTTAATGTTTTCTCCTAAATTTTTTCTTCTTGATGAACCATTTTCAGGGATTGACCCGAAAACAGTAAGTGAAATACAGGATATTGTTTTAAGTTTAAAAAATGAAAATATAGGAATCCTTTTAACTGACCATAATGTTAGAGAAGCATTAAAAATAACTGATAGAGCATATTTAATTTATGAGGGAGAAATTTTGATAGAAGGGACACCTGAGGAAATTTTAAATCATCCTGAATCAAGAAGTGTATATTTTGGTGAAAAATTTCAACTTTAA